GAATGCTCCGAAAAGAGGCGCCGCACCGGAATGGCGCGTAGTTGACATGCGACAGGCGGGTCGCTGTCCCGATGCCGTTTGGGTGTTTCCGTGGGCGGGCTGTAACCGATTCGACGGTTGCGGAGGGTCGTGCGTCGCCGAAACGGCGTTTCCGCAGACAAGGGCGCGCTTCCGAACGGTGCACGGTCAGGCTGGCGGCTCGGTCCTGAGTGTGGATGTTTTTATTTGATTAAACAATGCCATGGCGCATTTCTTCGCCCCTGGTCCGCTGCTTGCAGGCTGCATTCCCACGGTGCGTGTCCCCGGGATGCGCGCTTCATTGCAGTGCTATCAGGCGGAGGCAATCATGGGAATTTCTCGACGCAAGCTTCTCAAGTTCGGGGGCGCCGCGGCTGCCGCGACGGCCGGCACCATCGGGGCGCCATCCATCATCAAGGCGCGTGAAACCTACAATTGGCGCATGACCACCAGCTGGCCGGCGGGGCTGCCCTTCTACCAGACCGGCCCGGGCAGTGCCACGGATTTTGCCCGCCGGGTGGAAGCCATGTCCGACGGCCGGATCCAGATCCGCGTCTATGCGGCGGATGAGCTGGTGCCGGCGTTCGAGGGCTTCGATGCCGTCTCTTCCGGCGGCCAGGTGCAGCTCAACCACGCCTGCTCGTACTACTGGGCCGGGGAGTCCTTCGCGGCCCAGTATTTCACCACGGTTCCTTTTGGCATGACGTTCCAGGGCTTCAACGCCTGGTTGACGGAAGGCGGCGGCAACGAGCTGTGGAGGGAGGTGTACGAGCCCTTCAACCTGGTGCCGCTGGCGGTGGGTTGCACCGGCGTACAGCCCGTGGGCTGGTTCCGCGAGCCCGTGGAGAGTCTCAGCGACTTCGACGGTCTGAGCATCCGCATGCCTGGACTGGCCGGTGACGTGTATGACGCCATCGGTGCCAATGCCCAGCTCCTTCCCGGCGGGGAAATCTTCGCCGCCCTGGAGCGTGGCGCCATTGACGCCGCCGAGTGGGTCGGCCCCTACCTGGATCGCGAGCTCGGGCTGCACAACGCGGCCAGCTACTACTATTCCAGCGGCTGGCATGAGCCGTCCACCACCACCGAGGTGATCATCAACAAGGATGATTACGAGTCCCTGCCGGATGACCTGAAGGCCATCCTTCACAATGCGGCGGCGGCCTGCAACATCACCTCCCACGCCTGGCTGGAAGCCCGCAACGGCGATGCCCTGGACGACTTGCGGGACAACCACGGGGTCACTTTCGACACCCTGCCGGAAGACGTGATCGATGCCTTATTCGAGGCGACCCGGGACATCCTGAACACGCAGGCGAACCGGGATCCGCTGGTGAAGAAGGTCAACGACAGCTTCTGGGAGTTCAAGAAGAAGCACGACCGCTGGCAGGAGAACAGCGAGACGATCTTCCAGACGCAGATCCGTGACAAGGGTCGCCGGATGCTGGATTGATCGGGGCTTCGCGCGAACGGGGTGCCGCCATCAGGGCGGCACCCCGGGGAGGATCGTATGCTGCGTCTCGTTGTTCGGTTGGAGTTTCTGCTCAAGCGGTTGACCGGTCTGGCGGGCTGGATCGGCGTGATCGCCATGGGGCTGATGGTGCTGCTGGTGTTCACCAACGTGGTGCTGCGCTACGGTTTCGGCGTCGGTGCCGTCTGGGCTCAGGAGCTGCAGTGGTACCTGCTGTCGGTGATGGCCATGGTGGGCATTGCCTATGCCATGCGCTACGACGATCACGTTCGGGTCGACATCTTTTCCCAGCGGTATGGCCGCACCGGCCGCCTCTGGCTCAATCTTCTGACCGCGACGGTGGTCGCGCTGCCGTGCGCGGTGCTGATCATCCACTTCGGCTACCCCTTCGCCGAGGGTTCCTTCCTGCGCGGTGAGCGTTCTCCGAATTCCAACGGGCTGCCCTGGCGTTTCATTCCCAAGGGGCTGGTGGTCGTCGGCTTCGCCTTCGTGGCCACCCAGGCTGTTGCCGAGGCGCTGGCCAGCGGTCGTCGCCTGACTTTCCACTACATGCACATGCTGCGGAGCTGATCCATGCCGTTGGAATACTATGCCCTCGGGATGATCATCGCCTTCTTCGTTCTCGTCCTTTCGGGAATGCCGGTGGGTTTCGCCGTCGCCGGCGTCGGCTTTCTGTTCGGATTCATCGGCTTCGACGGCTGGCTTTTCGAATTGCTGCCTTCCCGGATTTACGGCGTGATCACCAACTACACGCTTCTTGCCATCCCGCTGTTCGTGTTCATGGGCGTGATGCTGGAACGCTCCCGGATCGCCGAGCGCATGCTGGATGTCATTGGCCACATGTGCGGACGGCTGCCCGGGGGTATGGCGCTGGCGGTGATCCTGGTGGGAGTGCTGCTGGGGGCGTCCACGGGCATTGTCGGCGCTGCCATCGTGACGCTGACGCTGATGGCCCTGCCCACCCTGATTCGCCGGGGTTACAAGACGCCCATCGCCTGCGGGACCATCTGCGCGGCGGGCACCCTGGGGCAGATCATACCGCCGAGCCTGGTTCTGCTGGTGCTCGCCGATATCATGAACATCTCCGTGGGCAGTCTGTTTGCTGCCGCACTGGTGCCGGGCCTGCTGCTGGCCGGGCTGTATCTGGTCTACCTGCTGGGGCTGGCGTACTTCTTCGCCGCGGACGTGCCGGCCATCGACGAGGAGGAGCGCGCAGCGCTCAGCAAGACCCAACTGGTCAAGGATATCGGCACCACGGTTGTGCCGCCCCTGTTGCTGGTGTTCGCGGTGCTGGGGTCGATCATCGGCGGCGTTGCCGCCCCGACGGAGGCGGCGTCGGTGGGGGCCGTGGGAGCGCTGCTGCTGACCTTCGTCAGTGGCCGGCTATCCATGCCGGTGCTCAGTGAGACGCTGACCACGTCCGTGCGCATCAGCTGCATGATCTTCTTCGTGCTGATCGCTTCGCAGGTCTTTGCCCTGGCTTTCCGCGGCCTTGATGGGGAGTTTCTGATCGAGGGCATGTTCACGTTCGTCCCGGGGGGTGTGTACGCCGCTCTGATCTTCATGCTGGTGCTGATTTTCGTGCTGGGTTTTTTCCTGGAGTGGATTCAGATCAGTTACATCGCCGTGCCACTGTTGCTCCCCTTCATCCAGCAGGCGGGCGGCGATATTTCCATGGTCTGGGTGGCTATTCTCATCGCCATGAATCTGCAGACGTCGTTCCTGACACCGCCTTTCGGCTGGTCGTTGCTGTTCATGCGGGGCGTGGCGCCGCCCGGGGTGACAACAGGAGATATCTATCGCGGGGCGGTCCCGTTCGTGATCATCCAGATCGTGGCGCTGGCACTGATCTTCGCCTTCCCCGGCGTCGTGCTCTGGCTGCCCGAAGCCATTGGCTGGTAGTCGGCAATACCACTTGAGGAGAGAGACAACATGGTCGTGAAAGCAAACCCCGAGCCCTTGCGGGCAGCGGTGGTCGCACCGCACCACCTGGCGGCGGAGGCGGGGGGCGAGGTGCTGGCCGAGGGCGGTAACGCGCTGGAGGCGATGACTGCCGCTGCCGCCGCCATTGCGGTGACCTACCCCCACATGAACGGGCTGGGCGGCGACGGCTTCTGGCTGGTGCAGGAACCGGGCAAGCCGGCATGGGGCATCGAAGCCTGCGGCACGGCTGCCGCGCTGGCGACGCCCGAGTGGTATCGCAGGCAGGGGTTCGACAGTATTCCCCATCGTGGCGGTGTTGCGGCCAATACCGTCGCGGGTACCGTCAGCGGCTGGGCGCTGGCGGAACGGGCTTCCCGGGAGCAGTGGGGTGGCCGGTTGCCGCTCAAGCGCCTGCTGGCCCCGGCCGCAACGCTGGCTCGTCGAGGCTTTCCCATGACCGCCAGCCAGTCTGACACCCTGGCGGATAAACGGGACGAACTCACCCCTCAGCCGGGATTCAATGACGTATTCGTGCCCGGTGGCGCGTCGGTCCCCGTGGGCGAGGCCCTGCGGCAACCGGCGCTGGCCGATCTGCTGGACCGTATTGCCGAGGCCGGTCCGGCGGACTTTTACCAGGGTGACGTCGCCGCCACCATTGCGCGGGAGCTGGAGGCTGCCGGTAGCCCCTTGCGCGGCGCCGATCTGGCCGACTACGCCGCGCGCTATGTGGATCCGCTGTCATTGCAGCTGGACGACGGCCTGCTGGCCAACATGCCGCCACCCACCCAGGGCCTGGCGTCGCTCCTGATTCTGGGGCTCTACGACCGCGTTCGTGCACGCCACCCCCACACAGTGGACGGCGACGCCTATGTGCACGCCCTGGTGGAATGCACCAAGGCGGCGTTCCGTGTCCGCGACCGGGTGGTAACGGATCCCGGCCGCGTCCCGGAGCCTCCGGCAGGTCTGCTGACTCCGGCGGTGCTGGATCAGCTGGCGACGGGGTTCGATCCGGACCAGGCAGCGCCCTGGCCACCGTCCCGGGGCGGCGGGGATACCGTCTGGCTGGGTGCGGTGGATGCGGAAGGCCGCAGCGTAAGCTTCATCCAGAGCCTGTTCCACGAGTTCGGCAGCGGAGTGTCGATGCCGTCGCTGGGTATCGTGTGGCAGAACCGTGGTTGCAGTTTCTCCCTGGATCCCGCCGCCCTGAACGTGCTGGAGCCCGGCCGTCGACCCTTCCATACCCTGAACCCGGCGCTGGCGACCATGTCCGACGGCCGAACCGTGGTCTACGGCACCATGGGCGGTGAAGGCCAGCCCCAGACCCAGGCGGCGATCTATACCCGCGCCATTCGTCACGGCATGTCACCGGAGGACGCCGTGGCGGCGCCGCGTTGGCTGCTGGGGCGAACCTGGGGGCACGGTACCGATTCCCTCAAGGTCGAGGAGGATCTGGGTGAAGCCGTCATCCGTGGGTTGCGGGAACGTGGCCATCCGGTGGATGTGGTCAGTGGCTGCAACAGCATGATGGGCCACGCCGGCATGTTGGTCCGGTCGCCGGAGGGGGCCGTTTTCGCAAGTTCCGACCCGCGCTGCGACGGCGGTGTGGCCGGCGTTCACTGAGTCCAGGGAGACAAGGGGATGGGGGATATCACGCTGGTCGAGATGGGTGGCCTGGTGCTGGGGTTGTTGCTCACGGGGGTTCTGGCGGGGATTCTCGCCGGCCTGCTCGGGGTGGGTGGGGGCATCGTGGTTGTGCCGGTGCTGTTCTACGTGTTTGCCCTGCTGGATATCGACCCCGCGCTGCGCATGCACCTGGCGGTGGGCACCTCCCTGGCGATCATCGTGCCCACATCCCTGCGTTCCGCCCGCAGCCATTATCACGCCGGCACGGTGGACACCGGGTTGCTGCGCGACCTGGGCCCTGCCCTGCTGGCCGGGGTCGTGCTGGGCATTGTGTTGAGCGCGGTGGTCTCCGGGCGTTTCCTCACCGCGGTTTTCGCGATCATGGCCGTGCTGGTGGCGATCAACATGGCACGTTCCAGCGGGCCGCCGAAGATTACCGGCACGCCCCCTGCTGGTGCGCTCCGGCACGGGATCGGTACGTTCATCGGCAGTGTCTCCACCATGATGGGGATTGGCGGAGGCACGCTGAGCGTGCCCATCCTGGATGCCCTGGGTTACCCGATCCGCCGTTCCATCGGTACGGCGGCGGCCATTGGCACCATCATTTCCGTGCCGGGGGCGGTGGGCTTCGTCTGGGCGGGCTGGGGCGCGGACTCGCTGCCTCCCTTCAGCCTGGGCTATGTGAGCCTACTGGGCCTGGCCGTGATCGCGCCACTGACGGTTCTTTGTGCACCATTCGGGGTCAGGTTGGCCATGACCATGGACACGACGCACCTGAAAAGGGCGTTCGCTGTGTTCCTGTTCCTCACTGCGCTGTCCATGCTCTACAGCGTGCTCAACGGGTGAGGGCAGCGTTTTCTCAGAGCCGGGGGCCACCGCGCCGATGCTTCACCCGTGACATGAGCGTCTTGCAGTCCAGGCTGATTACGTAGTCGCGACCGAGCAGGTGCTCCTGAAGAAAGCGGTAGAGACTGTCGTTATCATCCGTGAGCGTGTGGATGTGCAGGCTCTGCATGTCGTTCATGATGTAAAGGCTGACCACCTCCGGCGTGTCGGCCAGCTCCCGTGCCGTCTCCTCCAGGCGCCACGGGGCGACTTTCGCATCCACGAAGGTGGACAGGGTCTTGCCCATCTTGTCCGGGTTCAGCACCACGGTGAACTGCTCGATCAGGCCGTCGTTCAGAAGCTTCTTGACCTGCTCCCGGGCATAGGCCCGGGAGCAGTCGAGCTCCCGGGCGATTTCGGCGTAGGACATGCGGGCGTCCTTGATGAGCAGCCGCAGGATCGGCGTCTCCAGACTCATGCTTGCCTCCTCCCCGGCTGGGCCGGTCCATTGTGGTTATCACTTTGGTGCTGCAAGACCGTGGCCAACTCCCCGGGACCGGGCGGGGTTGCGGGTTACCCCAGGGGCAGCCAGGTGATCAGCAGGGGCAGCAGGAAGGCGGTGATCAGACCCGCCAGGCTCAGGCCGAGCCCGGCGAAGGCACCGGCGGTGGCGCTGATGCTGAATGCCTGCGCGGTTCCCAGTCCGTGGGCAGTCAGCCCCATGGCGAAGCCCTTGACCGCGTCGTCGCGGATGCGCAGAACGCGGATCAGCCCGGGTGCCATCAGGCAGCCCAGGCTGCCGGTGAGGAGCACCAGTGCAGCGGTGAGCGAGGGCAGGCCGCCCAGCTGCTCCGCCACGCCCATGGCGATGGGCGTGGTCACCGATTTCGGTGCCAGCGACATCAGGCTGACGTCGCCGCCGCCCAGCAGCGATCCCACAGCTATGGCGGACAGCGCCGCGACGCTGGCGCCGACAACGCCGGCAACCAGCAACGGCCCCAGCCAGGCGCGGATCTGCCGGCGGTGGTAGTAGAGCGGGATGGCCAGGGCCACGGTGGCTGGCCCCAGCATGAAATGCACGAACTGCGCGCCCTCGAAGTAGGTGTCGTAGTCCGTGCCGGTGGCCAGCAGGATCACGATCAGCAGGCCCATGGACAGCAGCACCGGGTGCAGGGCCGGGCTGCCGCCCAGCCGCTGGTTCAGCCAGGTGCTGAACACGAAAACCGCCAGCGTCGTGGTGAGCCACAGCAGTGGCGAGGTGGCCAGGTACACCCAGATGTCGGTGATCTCTTCAGTCATGGCGGCGCCTCCGCAGCGCCAGCATGCCGCGCAGGGTGAGCATGGTGGCGATCAGCGTGACCGCCGTGCTCACTACCAGGGCGACGCTGATGGCGAGCCAGTCCCGTGCGATGAGCTGGAAGTGCACCATGATGCCCACCCCGGCGGGCACGAACAGCAGCGCCAGGTAGTTGAGCAGGGTATCGCTGACCCGGCGCAGCGCCGGGGGTGGGTCGCCGTACCAGAGCAGGAATGCGAACAGCAGCAGCATGCCGAGCACCGGCCCGGGTATCGGCAGCCCTGCCGCCCGGGCCAGTGTCTCGCCCACCAGCTGGCAGACGAGGATGCCGAGCATGCCGTGGATCAGGTTCATCGCAGGCTCATGGTTCGCCAGCCGCGCTCGCCGGCATGGCGCAGCAGGGTGTCGTCGGCGTCCACCGCCACCGGGTGATCCACCCGTTCCAGCAGCGGCAGATCGTTGTGGGAGTCGCTGTAGAAATGGCTGCCTGCGAGGCTCTCGCCGTGCCGGGTTAGCCACTCCTCCAGCGCCTCCACCTTGCCCGCGCCGAAGGTCACCGGACCGGTGACTTCGCCGGTATAGGCCCCGTCGCGCCATTCCGGCGTGGTTGCCAGCAGCTCATCCACGCTGAACAGGTCGGCGATGGGGGTGGTAATGAAGCGGTTGGTGGCGGTAATGATCAGGGTGGTATCCCCCCTGGCCGCGTGATCGCGCACCAGCTCGCGGCCCCGGGGCAGCACCAGGGGCCGGATCCATTCGTCCACGAACTCCCGCCGCCATGCGTGAAGTTCTTCCGGGCTGTACCAGGTCAGCGGTGCCAGCGCGAAACGCAGATACGCGTGGATGTCCAGTGTTCCCGCCAGGTACTGCTGGTAGAAGCGGTCGTTCTCCGCATCATAGCTTGGCCCGTCCACCAGACTCCGCTTCACCATAAAGCGGCCCCAGAGGTAGTCGCTGTCGCCGTGCAACAGGGTGTTGTCGAGATCGAATATCGCCAGTGGCATCGCGCTGCTCGTGTCCTTTATGCATGTTGGCTACAGCGGCCAGTTTGCCGGCTGCAACGGGTTTGTGGAACAATGAAAACATCAACCAAAACTTCGGAAAATACGTTAAGTGATTGATTCGGACGGCTTCAGAGCGAACGTCGGCATTATCCTCAGTAACGAGGAGGGCCGGGTGTTCTGGGGGCGTCGTATCGGCCAGAATGCCTGGCAGTTCCCCCAGGGGGGCATCAAGCGCGACGAGACGCCCGAGCAGGCATTGTACCGCGAGCTGCACGAGGAGGTCGGCCTGGAGCCGGCGCACGTGGAGGTGATCGGTGCCACTGCAGGCTGGCTGCGCTATCACCTGCCCCGGCACCTGGTGCGGCGCCACCAGCGGCCCTTATGTATTGGCCAGAAACAGCAGTGGTTCCTGCTGCGGCTGGTCGGTGGCGAGTCCGCCGTGCGCCTGGACGCCAGCGGCAGTCCGGAGTTCGACGACTGGCGCTGGGTGGATTACTGGCGCCCGGCCCGGGACGTGGTGTTCTTCAAGCGTCATGTCTACCGCAGGGCCCTGCGTGAGCTGGCCCCGCTGCTGTTTCCGGACGGTGCCCCGGAGCAGCCGGCCCATGTCCAGGGAGCCCAGGGGGGCGGGCGTCGCCGGCGCCGCTCCACCGGCGCCTGAGCCGACATGGGACAATCCGGTACCTTCCTGTACTCTTGAACGCACCGGAGCCGGTGACAGCCGGGCCGCGACAGGACGAATGGCATGCTTCAGACCCTTCACAGCATTATCCAGGAGGTCAATGCCGCCCGCGGGCTGCAGCATGCGCTGAATATCATCGTCAAGCGCGTGGCCGATTCCACCCATGTGGACGTCTGCTCCGTCTACCTGGTGGATCAGGACACCCAGGAATACGTGCTCATGGCCACTCGCGGGCTGAACCCGGATGCCGTCGGCCAGGTGCGTCTGCGCTTTGATGAGGGGTTGGTTGGCCTGGTGGGCGAGCGCAAGGAGCCCCTGAACCTCGAGGATGCGGAAACACACCCCCGCTTCCGCTATTTCCCCGAGACCGGTGAAGAGAAGTTCCACTCCTTCCTCGGGGCACCGATCATTCACTTCCGCCGCCTGCTCGGCGTGCTGGTGGTGCAGCAGACTGCGCGGCGCCGCTTCGGCGAGGAGGAAGTGGCGTTCATCGTCACCATGGCCGCCCAGCTCTCCGGTGCCATTGCCCACAGCGAGGCCAGTGGCAACGAGGGCAGCGGCGGCCTGCCCACGCCACTGCCGCTGACCCGCAAGCCTCTGGACGGTGTCCCCGGGGCGCCGGGAGTGGCCTTCGGCCGGGCCATGGTGGCGTACTCCCCCGCGGACCTGTTCGCCGTGCCGGACAGGGCCGTCGACGACGTGGACGGCGAGGTGGCCTCCTTCCGCAGTGCCCTGAAGGCGGTGCGCGCGGAGGTCCAGGAACTGGCGGATCAGCTCGCCGACGCCATTCCGTCGGACGAGCACATGATGTTCGACGTCTATCTGAAGATGCTCGACAGCGAGAGTCTTGTGCAGGGTACCGAGCAGCGCATCCGTGAGGGGAACTGGGCCTGCGGTGCTCTGCGTGACAGCATCGCGCAGTACGTCAGCGTCTTCGACGAAATGGAAGATCCCTACCTGCGTGAGCGCGCCAGCGATATCCGCGACGTGGGGCGCCGCATCCTCATGCGGTTGCAAATGGACAGCGGCGACAGCCGTGAGGTGCCCGAGGGCACCATCCTGGTGGGCGAGGAGATCAGCGCCTCACAACTGGCGGAGATCCCCACGGAACGGCTGAAAGGGGTGGTCACTGCCCGGGGCTCGGGCAACTCCCACGTGGCCATACTGGCCCGGGCGCTCAACATCCCCGCGGTCATGGGTGTGGCCGAGCTGCCCGTGGGGCGGCTGGAGAACAAGCAACTGATCGCCGATGGCTATACCGGCCGTGTCCACATCGAGCCGGACAAGCGGGTGCGCAAGGAGTACCGGCGGCTGCTCAAGGAGGATGCCGAGCTGTCCGAGGAGCTCCAGGTGCTCAAGGACCAGCCGGCGCAGACGCCCTGCGGTTTCCGCATGGGGCTCTATGCCAACACGGGCCTCATGGCGGATATTACGTCGTCCCTGGCCAGTGGCTGCGACGGTATTGGTCTGCACCGTACCGAGTTCCCCTTCATGGTGCGCGAGCGCTTCCCCGGCGAAGATGAGCAGACCGTGGTCTACCGCCAGGTGCTGGAGCCCTTCGTGCCGCGGCCGGTGGTGCTGCGCACCCTGGACGTGGGCGGCGACAAGCCGTTGCCCTATTTCCCGGTGCGGGAGGAGAACCCGTTCCTCGGCTGGCGGGGGATTCGTCTGACCCTGGATCATCCGGAAATCTTCCTGTCCCAGCTGCGGGCGATGCTGCGGGCCAATGCCAACTGCGGCAATCTGCGTATTTTGTTGCCCATGATCAGCCGCGTCCAGGAGGTGGACGAGGCGCGGGTGCTGCTGGAGCGTGCCCGCGAGGAGCTGGAAGAAGAGGGCATCGAGATCGGCACCATGCCCGAGATCGGGGTGATGATCGAGGTGCCCTCGGCGGTGTACCAGGCGGACAGCCTTGCGCGGCGTGTGGACTTCCTCTCCATCGGCAGCAACGACCTGACCCAGTATCTGCTTGCTGTGGATCGTAACAATGCACGGGTGGCGGGCCTTTACGATGAGCTGCACCCCGCGGTGCTGCAGGCCGTGCGCCAGGTGGTGGAAGCCGGGGAGCGCAACGATTGCCCGGTGAGTGTGTGCGGCGCCATGGCGGGGGACCCCGCCTCGTCCATCCTGTTGCTGGGGCTGGGCGTGCGGGGGCTGAGCATGAGCGTCTCCAGTCTGCTGCGGGTCAAGTGGGTGATGCGCAGCTTCACCCGTCAGCAGGCCAGCGCCCTGTTGGAGGAGGCATTTACCCTGGAGAACCCGGCGGATGTCCGGCGGCGCCTGAACCGGGCACTGGAGGAGGCGGGTCTCGGCGGTCTGGTGCGACCAGGCAAGTAGCCCTAGTGTCCTGTCCCAGAAGTGCGCGCCATTAATGCGCGCACTTCTGGGACAGGACACTAGTTCTAATTGACAATCAGTCGCATTTGCATTCAGACTGCAACCATCCATACGGAGGGTTGCCATGTACGTCTGCCTCTGCCACGCCGTCACCGATCACGATATCCGCCGCGCCGTTGTTCAGGGCGGTGCGCGTACCATGCGCGACCTGCGCCATCAGCTCGGCCTGTGCGCCTGCTGCGGTCGCTGTGGCCCGGAAGCACTGGAAGTCCTCACCAAGGCGCGCGGTAGCCTGGGCGCCAAAGCGGTTCACATTGATCTGCCGCCGCTGGTTGCCGACGAGCCCGCCACCGCGCGCGAGAGCGCCTGAAGCGTCAGGTGCGTGCTGCCTGCGGTGTGGCTGCGGCCTCCCCTAGCCTCCCTTTCCTGTATTAGACTGTCCTCAGTCCGGCGTGCCTTGCCAGGCGGCAGGCACGCTGCAGTCCAGTCAACCAAGAAGACGGGAGCCACCGAATGAAGGGTGACGCCAAGGTAGTCGGGCATCTCAACAAGGTTCTCTACAACGAACTGACCGCGATCAACCAGTACTTCCTGCACTCCCGCATGCTCAACGACTGGGGCCTGGAGAAGCTGGGCGGCAAGGAATACAAGGCGTCCATCGACGAGATGAAGCACGCCGACCAGCTCATCGACCGCATCCTGTTCCTGGAGGGCATGCCCAATCTGCAGGATCTCGGCAAGCTGCTCATCGGGGAGAACGTCCGGGAAGTGCTGGAGTGCGATCTCAAGCTGGAGCAGAAGGGGATTGCCGACCTGCGGGAGGCCATTGCCTATGCCGAGTCGGTGGAGGATTACGCCAGCCGTGATCTGCTGAACGGGATGCT
The DNA window shown above is from Aquisalimonas sp. 2447 and carries:
- a CDS encoding sulfite exporter TauE/SafE family protein; the encoded protein is MGDITLVEMGGLVLGLLLTGVLAGILAGLLGVGGGIVVVPVLFYVFALLDIDPALRMHLAVGTSLAIIVPTSLRSARSHYHAGTVDTGLLRDLGPALLAGVVLGIVLSAVVSGRFLTAVFAIMAVLVAINMARSSGPPKITGTPPAGALRHGIGTFIGSVSTMMGIGGGTLSVPILDALGYPIRRSIGTAAAIGTIISVPGAVGFVWAGWGADSLPPFSLGYVSLLGLAVIAPLTVLCAPFGVRLAMTMDTTHLKRAFAVFLFLTALSMLYSVLNG
- a CDS encoding gamma-glutamyltransferase family protein, whose amino-acid sequence is MVVKANPEPLRAAVVAPHHLAAEAGGEVLAEGGNALEAMTAAAAAIAVTYPHMNGLGGDGFWLVQEPGKPAWGIEACGTAAALATPEWYRRQGFDSIPHRGGVAANTVAGTVSGWALAERASREQWGGRLPLKRLLAPAATLARRGFPMTASQSDTLADKRDELTPQPGFNDVFVPGGASVPVGEALRQPALADLLDRIAEAGPADFYQGDVAATIARELEAAGSPLRGADLADYAARYVDPLSLQLDDGLLANMPPPTQGLASLLILGLYDRVRARHPHTVDGDAYVHALVECTKAAFRVRDRVVTDPGRVPEPPAGLLTPAVLDQLATGFDPDQAAPWPPSRGGGDTVWLGAVDAEGRSVSFIQSLFHEFGSGVSMPSLGIVWQNRGCSFSLDPAALNVLEPGRRPFHTLNPALATMSDGRTVVYGTMGGEGQPQTQAAIYTRAIRHGMSPEDAVAAPRWLLGRTWGHGTDSLKVEEDLGEAVIRGLRERGHPVDVVSGCNSMMGHAGMLVRSPEGAVFASSDPRCDGGVAGVH
- a CDS encoding TRAP transporter small permease subunit, with product MLRLVVRLEFLLKRLTGLAGWIGVIAMGLMVLLVFTNVVLRYGFGVGAVWAQELQWYLLSVMAMVGIAYAMRYDDHVRVDIFSQRYGRTGRLWLNLLTATVVALPCAVLIIHFGYPFAEGSFLRGERSPNSNGLPWRFIPKGLVVVGFAFVATQAVAEALASGRRLTFHYMHMLRS
- a CDS encoding RNA pyrophosphohydrolase, with protein sequence MIDSDGFRANVGIILSNEEGRVFWGRRIGQNAWQFPQGGIKRDETPEQALYRELHEEVGLEPAHVEVIGATAGWLRYHLPRHLVRRHQRPLCIGQKQQWFLLRLVGGESAVRLDASGSPEFDDWRWVDYWRPARDVVFFKRHVYRRALRELAPLLFPDGAPEQPAHVQGAQGGGRRRRRSTGA
- a CDS encoding CidA/LrgA family protein, which produces MNLIHGMLGILVCQLVGETLARAAGLPIPGPVLGMLLLFAFLLWYGDPPPALRRVSDTLLNYLALLFVPAGVGIMVHFQLIARDWLAISVALVVSTAVTLIATMLTLRGMLALRRRRHD
- a CDS encoding Lrp/AsnC family transcriptional regulator; translated protein: MSLETPILRLLIKDARMSYAEIARELDCSRAYAREQVKKLLNDGLIEQFTVVLNPDKMGKTLSTFVDAKVAPWRLEETARELADTPEVVSLYIMNDMQSLHIHTLTDDNDSLYRFLQEHLLGRDYVISLDCKTLMSRVKHRRGGPRL
- a CDS encoding TRAP transporter substrate-binding protein, yielding MGISRRKLLKFGGAAAAATAGTIGAPSIIKARETYNWRMTTSWPAGLPFYQTGPGSATDFARRVEAMSDGRIQIRVYAADELVPAFEGFDAVSSGGQVQLNHACSYYWAGESFAAQYFTTVPFGMTFQGFNAWLTEGGGNELWREVYEPFNLVPLAVGCTGVQPVGWFREPVESLSDFDGLSIRMPGLAGDVYDAIGANAQLLPGGEIFAALERGAIDAAEWVGPYLDRELGLHNAASYYYSSGWHEPSTTTEVIINKDDYESLPDDLKAILHNAAAACNITSHAWLEARNGDALDDLRDNHGVTFDTLPEDVIDALFEATRDILNTQANRDPLVKKVNDSFWEFKKKHDRWQENSETIFQTQIRDKGRRMLD
- a CDS encoding HAD family phosphatase; the protein is MPLAIFDLDNTLLHGDSDYLWGRFMVKRSLVDGPSYDAENDRFYQQYLAGTLDIHAYLRFALAPLTWYSPEELHAWRREFVDEWIRPLVLPRGRELVRDHAARGDTTLIITATNRFITTPIADLFSVDELLATTPEWRDGAYTGEVTGPVTFGAGKVEALEEWLTRHGESLAGSHFYSDSHNDLPLLERVDHPVAVDADDTLLRHAGERGWRTMSLR
- a CDS encoding LrgB family protein; its protein translation is MTEEITDIWVYLATSPLLWLTTTLAVFVFSTWLNQRLGGSPALHPVLLSMGLLIVILLATGTDYDTYFEGAQFVHFMLGPATVALAIPLYYHRRQIRAWLGPLLVAGVVGASVAALSAIAVGSLLGGGDVSLMSLAPKSVTTPIAMGVAEQLGGLPSLTAALVLLTGSLGCLMAPGLIRVLRIRDDAVKGFAMGLTAHGLGTAQAFSISATAGAFAGLGLSLAGLITAFLLPLLITWLPLG
- a CDS encoding TRAP transporter large permease subunit, translated to MPLEYYALGMIIAFFVLVLSGMPVGFAVAGVGFLFGFIGFDGWLFELLPSRIYGVITNYTLLAIPLFVFMGVMLERSRIAERMLDVIGHMCGRLPGGMALAVILVGVLLGASTGIVGAAIVTLTLMALPTLIRRGYKTPIACGTICAAGTLGQIIPPSLVLLVLADIMNISVGSLFAAALVPGLLLAGLYLVYLLGLAYFFAADVPAIDEEERAALSKTQLVKDIGTTVVPPLLLVFAVLGSIIGGVAAPTEAASVGAVGALLLTFVSGRLSMPVLSETLTTSVRISCMIFFVLIASQVFALAFRGLDGEFLIEGMFTFVPGGVYAALIFMLVLIFVLGFFLEWIQISYIAVPLLLPFIQQAGGDISMVWVAILIAMNLQTSFLTPPFGWSLLFMRGVAPPGVTTGDIYRGAVPFVIIQIVALALIFAFPGVVLWLPEAIGW